The Streptomyces laurentii genome contains a region encoding:
- a CDS encoding hypothetical protein (identified by MetaGeneAnnotator; putative;~sequence version:1), with protein sequence MRYKLIFVAGLALGFVVGTRAGREQYERMKKSARRVAQNPAVRNVAESAAQSGKQAAGKAARAVGEQARRLTALRGPDDQYGAQGAYDDDWGASNT encoded by the coding sequence GTGCGGTACAAGCTGATCTTCGTCGCCGGTCTGGCCCTCGGTTTCGTCGTCGGGACGCGGGCGGGACGGGAGCAGTACGAGCGGATGAAGAAGTCCGCCCGGCGCGTCGCGCAGAACCCCGCCGTGCGGAACGTGGCCGAGTCCGCGGCCCAGTCCGGCAAGCAGGCGGCCGGGAAGGCCGCGCGGGCCGTCGGCGAGCAGGCGCGGCGGCTCACGGCCCTGCGCGGGCCGGACGACCAGTACGGGGCCCAGGGGGCGTACGACGACGACTGGGGCGCCAGCAACACCTGA